TATCCTTTTCACTTTGTTTATAATACAGGTAACAAACGTAATAGAATGGAGTTTAGTTTTATATGAAAACAAAGGATGAAATTAGACATAAGGTTTGGAATCAGCTTACTGAGGAGAAGAACGGGCGCTTTCCTTTTCCTCTAGTAAATCGGATTCTTAACTTTAAAGGATCGGAAATTGCTGCAGCTCATATTACAACATTGCCGGAATATAAAGAAGCAAAAGTGATTAAAGTAAATCCTGATGCTCCACAGCTTCCGTTGCGTAAACAAATTCTTTTAGATGGGAAGGTATTACTTGTCCCTACTCCACGTCTTAAGGCTGGTTTTATTTTGGTAAAACCGGAGTGGGTTCCTGCTGGGGAGGAACGTAAAGCCGCAAGCTTAAGTCACATTAAATCATATGGAAAAGAAATTCCTTTAACAGAAATACCGCCCATTGATTTAATGGTCGTTGGTTCGGTTGCAATTCATTCGGACGGGAGAAGACTGGGGAAAGGGGAGGGCTATGCTGATCGTGAATATGCAATTATCCGTGAGTTGG
This genomic stretch from Metabacillus sp. B2-18 harbors:
- a CDS encoding 5-formyltetrahydrofolate cyclo-ligase codes for the protein MKTKDEIRHKVWNQLTEEKNGRFPFPLVNRILNFKGSEIAAAHITTLPEYKEAKVIKVNPDAPQLPLRKQILLDGKVLLVPTPRLKAGFILVKPEWVPAGEERKAASLSHIKSYGKEIPLTEIPPIDLMVVGSVAIHSDGRRLGKGEGYADREYAIIRELGNPPVPIVTTIHSTQLVGDDIPRDTFDLTVDWIATENGLTKTNSPYEKPNGVEWNHVSEEEMIEMPVLKQLWDLKYSKKEI